In one window of Porites lutea chromosome 8, jaPorLute2.1, whole genome shotgun sequence DNA:
- the LOC140946685 gene encoding uncharacterized protein has product MDPYIRALMNDGLDSLLEEIPDWTTSQGEELMDSEDDSDLLIAARRAEQQGGNPLFSVNMERVRAPRSFHRGVAIQMQVRFSLEQLRPPNGEYQGEAVAEAFHQGLINFIRDPRNGIVNPQDYSMSMAIHHSTGTHTWTSCPRVPLSEWIQGSPLTRQWLERLAKQLNSAESFDAASGDFYAELSFFKTQQRGGRPAKNKPGNKSFEQLLKKRSVITIKNKDELCFARALVCTKAFVDQDPHYKNISEGKGLQGHLAYKLHQESGVPEGMCGLPEIQRMQEHIGPQGYQIKIYEGVCGALWYCDESFDSAPKKLCLLKVEQHFHGLRSVPALLNNSYYCHQCNKGYDQENAEHHNCSHQNCNKCRRNNGECSDFQERKPAHVYCNDCGQTFYGQNCFTAHKESKGKKKVSLCQKFKKCPECCKVYKYSKKKRHVCGEYRCPNCREKVLPKHQCYIQPLGMEYSNFLDQAADFSEEDRAILEDLVEAEAESQEEEDEEPPLLVCCIDFECGLDENKDFEDVRVGWQYVNVEGSYREAGKASDMLEDVMAKTVTADMKERKVFVFAHNMRGFDSSFILQLLYDKGYKVEKVLSMGAKFLSFQCGNMICRDSLNFFNMPLERLPATFNLKEAHKGFFPYSYISEDKIYYTGPYPKAEEYHPERMNEKRRKEFLTWHKEKVNSGAIFDCQKELSAYLKSDVQVLTESMETFASEMVELTGIDPTVECVTIASTAFKVFQTKFLEPYTIALEPLGGWRHNQQNQSVEALQWLEFENVKIGGGIQHVRNSLNGEAKVITPAQSYNVDGYHAASNTVYEYQGCIFHGCRKCYPKQRNIKRFCHPDRTVSEVYEATLKKTAILRDAGYTVIEMWGCDFAKQKETDPELAEFLENFEFVPPLEPRDAFFGGRTGAATLYAKTAEDEEISYVDYTSLYPSINKYGTYPVGFPQIIYRPENQNINDYFGLAQVDILAPERLYHPVLPVRAGGKLTFPLCRSCVAEELDNPLLERSNMCGHTREQRMLKGTWCTPELQKAVEKGYQILKIHEVWHFPEENRREGLFAGYVNTWLKLKQESAGWPAGVETPEQKAEYVKQYEEHEGIKLDPEKIAVNPGRRSIAKLLLNSLWGKFGERQNKPVTHCITQPSHLFQLLEDPVNEIHSVRICSEDVMELVVTKAEDEYQRSFKQNVFIAAFTTSLARLKLYDALDFLGDRVLYYDTDSVIYKTKQGQDKLPLGSFLGEFTDEIDGDVIVEFCSGGAKNYGYLTKKGKVECKVRGFSLNYETKQTLNYYTMKENILKELDEPLEKARRMAITIPDFFERNQVTKKIKLTERKKHYQLVFDKRIIDPATRSSTPYGYNWFGADVELLMDL; this is encoded by the exons ATGGATCCATACATTCGCGCGCTTATGAACGATGGGCTCGATTCCTTGTTGGAGGAAATACCTGACTGGACGACTAGTCAAGGGGAAGAATTAATGGACTCGGAGGATGACAGCGATCTGCTCATCGCAGCGCGCCGAGCAGAACAACAAGGAGGGAATCCCTTGTTTTCTGTGAACATGGAGCGAGTGAGAGCTCCGCGTTCTTTTCACCGTGGTGTAGCCATTCAAATGCAAGTCCGATTTTCTCTGGAACAGTTACGTCCACCGAATGGGGAATACCAAGGTGAAGCGGTAGCGGAAGCATTCCATCAAGGTTTGATTAATTTTATCCGCGATCCTCGCAATGGTATTGTCAATCCTCAGGATTATTCGATGTCTATGGCTATTCACCACAGTACAGGGACCCACACATGGACCAGCTGTCCGAGAGTTCCACTGAGTGAGTGGATTCAGGGATCGCCACTGACTCGGCAATGGCTAGAAAGACTGGCTAAACAACTTAACTCGGCGGAAAGTTTTGATGCCGCGAGCGGTGATTTTTACGCCGAACTGTCTTTTTTTAAGACGCAGCAACGTGGCGGAAGACCAGCAAAAAACAAGCCTGGCAACAAGTCGTTTGAGCAGTTACTAAAAAAGAGATCTGTGATCACGATTAAGAACAAAGATGAACTGTGTTTCGCCCGTGCCTTGGTTTGCACCAAAGCCTTTGTCGATCAAGACCCGCActataaaaatatttctgaaGGAAAAGGACTGCAGGGACATCTTGCCTACAAACTGCATCAAGAAAGCGGGGTTCCTGAGGGAATGTGCGGGTTGCCTGAAATTCAGCGAATGCAAGAACATATTGGTCCTCAAGGGTACCAGATTAAAATTTATGAAGGAGTCTGTGGGGCGCTATGGTATTGTGACGAGTCGTTTGATTCTGCGCCTAAAAAACTGTGCCTGCTAAAAGTGGAACAGCATTTTCACGGTTTACGAAGTGTGCCAGCCCTCTTAAACAACAGTTATTACTGTCACCAATGTAACAAAGGTTACGATCAAGAAAATGCAGAACACCATAATTGTTCTCATCAAAACTGTAACAAGTGTCGAAGAAATAACGGCGAATGTTCtgattttcaagaaagaaagcCTGCCCATGTCTACTGCAATGATTGTGGTCAGACCTTTTACGGACAAAACTGTTTTACCGCTCACAAAGAAtctaaaggaaagaaaaaagtgagTCTGtgtcaaaaattcaaaaagtgtCCTGAGTGCTGTAAAGTGTACAAGTATTCCAAGAAAAAGAGGCATGTGTGCGGAGAATACCGTTGTCCCAACTGCCGAGAGAAAGTTTTACCAAAGCATCAGTGTTACATTCAACCGCTTGGAATGGAATACAGCAATTTTCTGGACCAAGCAGCCGATTTTAGCGAGGAAGACCGTGCGATTCTGGAAGATCTGGTTGAAGCCGAAGCAGAAAgtcaggaagaagaggacgagGAACCGCCCCTGCTGGTGTGTTGTATTGACTTTGAATGTGGTTTAGATGAAAATAAGGATTTTGAGGATGTGCGTGTGGGCTGGCAATATGTCAATGTGGAAGGTAGCTACCGCGAAGCAGGCAAGGCATCGGATATGTTGGAGGATGTGATGGCGAAAACGGTTACCGCGGACATGAAAGAACGGAAAGTGTTTGTGTTTGCTCACAACATGCGAGGGTTTGATTCGTCTTttattttgcagttgttgtatGATAAGGGTTACAAAGTCGAAAAGGTCTTGAGTATGGGGGCGAAATTTTTGTCGTTTCAGTGTGGTAATATGATTTGTCGGGattctcttaatttttttaacatgcCTTTGGAACGCTTGCCGGCTACATTTAATTTGAAGGAAGCGCATAAGGGTTTCTTCCCTTATTCTTACATTTCTGAAGACAAGATTTATTACACTGGACCCTACCCAAAAGCAGAAGAATACCATCCCGAACGAATGAACGAAAAACGGAGAAAGGAATTTTTAACTTGgcacaaagaaaaagttaacaGCGGCGCCATCTTTGATTGCCAAAAAGAACTATCTGCGTACCTAAAAAGCGATGTCCAAGTGCTAACGGAATCGATGGAAACATTTGCCAGCGAAATGGTAGAGTTGACAGGCATAGACCCTACTGTGGAATGCGTCACCATTGCAAGTACGGCGTTTAAAGTTTTCCAGACCAAGTTTTTGGAGCCGTACACGATTGCCTTGGAGCCTCTCGGCGGATGGCGCCACAACCAGCAGAATCAGAGTGTGGAAGCCCTGCAGTggttagaatttgaaaatgtcaaGATTGGCGGTGGTATTCAG caTGTACGAAATTCATTGAATGGAGAAGCAAAAGTGATCACCCCAGCCCAATCTTACAACGTGGATGGCTATCACGCAGCCAGCAATACTGTCTACGAGTATCAGGGTTGCATTTTTCACGGTTGCCGTAAATGTTATCCAAAGCAAAGAAACATAAAGCGCTTCTGCCATCCCGATCGAACCGTGAGTGAAGTCTATGAGGCAACTCTGAAGAAAACGGCCATCCTCCGTGACGCAGGGTACACCGTGATTGAAATGTGGGGGTGCGACTTTGCCAAACAGAAAGAAACCGACCCAGAGCTAGCCGAATTCCTGGAAAACTTCGAATTTGTCCCGCCGCTTGAGCCGCGAGACGCGTTCTTTGGGGGTCGAACGGGCGCTGCGACCCTGTACGCTAAAACAGCAGAAGACGAGGAGATTAGTTATGTGGATTACACGTCATTGTATCCAAGTATTAACAAATATGGAACTTATCCAGTGGGATTCCCGCAGATTATCTATCGTCCAGAAAACCAGAACATTAACGATTATTTTGGTCTCGCGCAAGTGGATATCCTGGCTCCTGAACGTTTGTATCACCCCGTTCTGCCTGTCAGGGCAGGGGGAAAACTTACTTTTCCTCTTTGCAGGTCCTGTGTTGCAGAAGAGTTGGACAACCCCCTGCTAGAACGAAGCAATATGTGTGGTCACACACGCGAACAGCGCATGCTGAAAGGGACCTGGTGTACTCCGGAACTACAAAAAGCGGTGGAGAAGGGGTACCAAATCCTAAAAATACATGAAGTCTGGCACTTCCCCGAAGAAAATAGACGTGAAGGCCTTTTCGCTGGCTACGTGAATACCTGGTTGAAACTTAAACAGGAGAGCGCCGGATGGCCTGCAGGTGTGGAAACCCCAGAGCAGAAAGCAGAGTACGTAAAGCAATATGAAGAACACGAGGGGATTAAGCTGGATCCTGAAAAGATTGCTGTGAATCCGGGCCGAAGAAGCATTGCGAAATTACTTTTGAACAG cttatGGGGGAAATTTGGTGAGCGACAGAACAAGCCTGTGACGCACTGCATCACCCAACCCTCGCATCTGTTCCAGCTGCTTGAAGACCCGGTGAATGAGATTCACAGTGTACGTATCTGCTCTGAAGATGTCATGGAGTTGGTGGTGACCAAAGCGGAAGACGAATACCAGCGTTCGTTCAAGCAAAACGTGTTCATCGCGGCCTTCACGACTTCGCTGGCTCGCCTCAAGCTTTACGATGCCCTTGATTTTTTAGGTGACCGAGTCTTGTATTACGATACAGACTCGGTCATTTATAAAACCAAGCAGGGTCAAGACAAGCTACCGCTGGGTTCGTTTTTGGGGGAATTCACAGACGAGATTGACGGAGACGTGATCGTGGAATTTTGCAGTGGCGGGGCGAAAAACTATGGTTACCTGACCAAGAAAGGTAAAGTCGAATGTAAAGTACGTGGGTTTTCTCTCAATTATGAGACAAAACAAACCTTAAATTACTACACgatgaaagaaaacattttaaaagagttagaCGAACCGTTGGAAAAAGCGCGTCGAATGGCGATCACGATTCCTGATTTTTTTGAACGCAATCAGGTCACCAAGAAAATCAAACTCACGGAACGTAAAAAACATTATCAGCTGGTGTTTGATAAACGCATCATTGACCCTGCTACACGTTCTTCGACCCCGTATGGCTACAATTGGTTCGGTGCGGATGTGGAACTTTTAATGGATTTGTAA
- the LOC140946402 gene encoding uncharacterized protein KIAA1958-like has product MLASLDRHLREKDAAFSIAKDIEFSNSRKVLEGKARLLRQEGFGKRPNAAKALTSQDEELLWSKGVLGSHSPQSLIQTMWFLLTQHFGLRGCQEHHDMYVEDFAFSTDDNGIEFVTYEENPTKTRQGGLRKKRRVVQPKMFATGGQRCPVKLFKTFLERRPAEMRNSGPFYLALNERPKTQVWYKRQRMGVNSINSFMKNMASQADIQGKKLTNHSARKTLVKKLKAANQPRSAIIGVTGHTNERSLADYEEGDEKEQRLISSIISAECATVQSSRVRQPLERLDAVNTAVANTFLMNDERSATVNHFHGCQVTINYNIASKLGNADQQQ; this is encoded by the coding sequence ATGTTGGCGTCCTTGGACCGACACCTGAGAGAAAAGGATGCTGCCTTCTCAATAGCCAAGGATATCGAGTTTTCCAACAGCAGAAAAGTACTTGAAGGAAAAGCAAGGCTTCTTCGTCAAGAAGGTTTCGGAAAAAGGCCAAACGCTGCGAAGGCACTCACCTCTCAAGACGAAGAGTTGCTGTGGTCCAAAGGTGTGCTTGGAAGCCATTCTCCACAGTCACTGATACAGACCATGTGGTTCTTGCTCACCCAGCACTTTGGTTTGAGGGGCTGTCAGGAGCACCACGACATGTACGTTgaagattttgccttcagtaccGACGACAATGGTATTGAATTCGTGACTTACGAGGAAAACCCCACGAAAACTCGCCAAGGTGGACTTCGCAAGAAACGAAGAGTCGTTCAACCCAAGATGTTTGCTACCGGTGGACAGAGATGCCCtgtaaaattgttcaaaacatttttggaacgAAGACCCGCAGAAATGCGAAACAGTGGTCCATTCTATCTTGCCTTGAATGAACGACCAAAGACCCAAGTGTGGTATAAGCGTCAAAGAATGGGCGTCAACAGCATTAATTCCTTTATGAAGAATATGGCAAGTCAAGCAGACATACAAGGCAAAAAGCTCACAAACCACAGTGCTCGCAAAACCTTGGTGAAGAAGCTGAAAGCTGCAAATCAACCGAGGTCAGCGATTATCGGCGTGACAGGCCATACCAATGAAAGGTCCCTTGCAGATTATGAAGAAGGCGATGAGAAAGAACAGCGACTCATTTCTTCAATCATCAGTGCAGAGTGTGCAACGGTACAATCCAGCAGAGTTCGTCAACCGCTTGAAAGATTAGATGCTGTAAACACAGCTGTGGCGAACACTTTCCTCATGAATGATGAAAGGTCGGCGACCGTTAACCATTTCCATGGCTGTCAAGTTACTATAAATTACAACATCGCAAGCAAGCTGGGAAATGCCGATCAGCAGCAGTAG